From Gemmatimonadaceae bacterium:
CGCAATCCGGCCGCGATCGGAGAGCGCGATCAGCGTATCGGTCGTGCGCGTCATCACCACCCGAAGACCGCGCGCGCGGAGCGCGCTCGCCAATTTCTTTGCGACCTCGAGCGTGATGTTCTTTTCATAGACTTTCCAGCGCGTACCGATGGGCCCCGACATGCCATTGTCCGGACCGCCATGGCCGGCGTCGACGACCACCGTCCGATGAGCGGCGCTGGAGGGCATGCGCACGGGCGCATCGCCGCCGCGTACCGCGGGCGCTACAGCCACCTGAAAGGCCAGCAACAGCGCGGCAATCATCGGACGCGCGCCGCCCGCGCCATTTCGCGCTCGTCCTCACGCCGCCGCGCATCGTCGCGCTTGTCGTGGAGTTTCTTCCCCTTGCCCAACGCGAGCGTCACCTTCGCCTTCCCCCGCGTGAAGTGCACATCGAGCGGCACCAGCGTCAGCCCTTGCCGCTCGACCGCGCCAATGAGCTTTCGAATCTCGCGCCGATGGAGCAGCAGCTTTCGCGTGCGGCGCGGCTCGTGATTGAATTGATTGCCTTGCTCGTAGGGTGCGATGTGCGCATTGAGCAGAAACACCTCGCCGCCGGTGACGATCGCGTACGCGTCGGCGATGTTCGCCTGTCCGGCGCGCAGCGATTTGATCTCCGTACCCGTAAGCACGATACCAGCCTCCCACGTGTCGAGGAGATGATAGTCGTGCCGGGCGCGCTTGTTCCGCGCGACGGGCGCTTGCGCGTTGGTGTCGTCGGCTGTGGGCAAGGACGGGGAATCGCGGCGTTCACACACCGCCTGCAGGCGGCGCGGAACAGCCAGGTAATGGACGATCGTACGAGAGGCAAGTTAGACCCCTCGGGAGACGCAGGCAACACACGAACTCCGGTCCGTTTGATATCATCGGAACATGATCATTGGAGAGATCGTCGCCGTCGCGTTGCGCGCGCTGGCGGCAAACAAGCTTCGATCCGTCCTCACGATGCTCGGCATCGTCATTGGTGTGGCTGCCGTCATCGCCATGTTGGCACTTGGCACGGGTGCGCGACGAGCCATCCAGACGCGCATCGCATCGCTCGGCACCACTCGTCTGTCGGTGAATCCCACCCGCGTCGTGCATGGCGGCGTCGAAACGAGCGACATCCACCACATCACGATGCAGGATGTGGACTTTCTCAAGCGCCGCTCGCGGCTGATCACGGCCATCCAGCCGCAACAGCATCGCGATCTCCAGGTCGAGTATCATGGCGCCAACACGTACGTGCAGATCACCGGCGCCACGCCCAACTTTCTCCAGGTGCAGAACTACCACATCGCGCTCGGACGCATGTTCAGCGACGATGACGGCCATGCGCGCCGCCGCGTCGCCGTGGTCGGCACGACCGTCCTGCGCGATCTCAACTTTCCCAACGCCAGCGACGTCCTGGGAAAAGAGATCCGGATCTCGGGGATCGGCTTCACGGTGATCGGTGTGCTCGCCTCGAAGGGAGAAGCGGCCGGCGGTTTCTTCGACCCCGATGATCAGGTGCTGATCCCTTTCAACACCGGGCGCTTCATCGTGTTCGACACGCCGTACCTGAACGACATCGACGTGTTGGCGCCGAGCGAAGCGGCCATTCCGCAGACGATGGCGGAATTGCAGCGGATCATGCGACGGGCCCATCGGCTTCGCCCGGGCGAATCCGATGATTTCCGCATCCACAGCCAGATGGATTTTCTGAGCGCGCTCAGCGACACGACGAAGATCTTCAGCTTGCTGCTCGCGGCGATCGCGAGCGTGAGCCTGCTCGTGGGCGGCGTGGGCATCATGAACATCATGCTCGTCTCGGTCACCGAGCGAACCCGCGAGATCGGCATCCGCAAGGCGTTAGGCGCAACGCAGCATCAGATCCTGCTGCAGTTCCTGATCGAGGCGGTCACGCTGTGCGCGCTCGGCGGCGTCATCGGCATCCTCGTCGGTGTCGGCGGCGCATCGGCGCTGAAGGATGTGATGCGGTGGAACGAGCAGGTGGTGCCGGCGACCGTCGGCGTCGCGTTCGTGTTCGCCGCGCTGGTCGGCATCATCTTCGGCGTCTGGCCGGCGCGCCGCGCGTCGCGCCTCGATCCGATCATCGCGCTGCGCTACGAGTGATCGGCGGCCACGCCGAACTCCGGGTCGCGGTTCTCGCACCACTGGCTCACGCTGTCCAACTGCGCCAGGTAGAGGGCAAACGGCACGAGCTGGGTGTCGCTGAAGTCCCCGCGCACGTACCAGTAGGCGGAGCGCGACACGAGCCACCCGCGGCGCATCAACCGCGGCCGCCGCAGGCCGGCCACGTAGGCCCCGGCCTCACGGAGCAGGCGGCGGTAGTACGGGGCGTCGGCGGGCGTTCCGTTAGGCGCACGCACGGGACGCAGCCCCGTCTCGGTATCGAACCGCAGGTACGCGTGCGCCGGATACGCGCGGCGGATCACATCGGGATGGAATCGCTTGTCGAGGAACATCTCAGCCGGCAGCGAGGCCAGGAGCTCGAACACCGCGGGATCCAGGTAGGGCGTCATCACGCGCCCAGCCGCGTTCCAGAGGCCGAACGGCACGAGCGCGATCTCCCGGCGCGTCCGATTCCAGAAGATGTACGAGCCGATCGGGTTCGGCGCATCGAGGTGCAGGCGCAGCTCCCGGGACACGCGCGTTATTGCAAGGTCGCGTGTCCACCGCGCCGCCATCGCGGGCGGCACCATGCGCAGCGCGCCCTCGTCCAGCATCAGCTGGGCCAATTCTTCGACGCGGCCCTCGCGCGCCAACGCCAGGTGGGACGCCTCCAGGCGGTGGCCGTTGGACAGCACGTCGCCGGCGATGCCATCCCAGATCGCGACGTCCTGCTCGGACAGGCGGTCGGCCAACGCCATGAACCACGCGTGCTCGTCGGCGCAGAAGTGTGTGAGCAGATTCTTGCGCAGCTCCGCCGAGATGCGCGAGGGCGTTTCGTCGATCAGCTCGTGGGTGACGCCCACGGCGCGCGCGATCTCCGTTGCCACGACCACGTCGCGCGTGCCGCGCGGCGGGTAGTTGCGCAGCGTTAGGCAGCGCTCGGGCGGATGCCCCGCCGCACACAGCTCGAACAGGATGTGGCGCGAGTCCCGGCCGCCGCTGAGCGGCACCACGTTGCGATGCACGCCGGGATCCGCGCGCCGCACCGCGTCGCGAAAAACGTCGATGAACGCATCGATCGCGGCTGAGCGCGTCAGGTCGGCGGCGTGGACCCGCGGATACGTCGCCTCGATCGACAGGATGCCGTCGTGCCACTCGAGGCGGCCGCCCGGCGGCAAGACGCGGATGTCTCGGAACGGCGTGTCCTCGCCCACAAAAAAGCCGATGCGGAGAAACACCGCCATGGCCGCGTCATCGATCGGCAGCGACCCGCCGATCGACATGAGCCTGACTAACGAGGGCGAGAGCGCGACGCCGTCGCGAAGCCGGCGCACGAACAGCGGCCGGAACCCATACCGCCCGGTGTGGGCGCGCAGGCGCTCGCCGTCCCACTGCCAGCCGGCGGCGCCGACCCCGCACGGCTGCTCGGCCGCGGACCACGCGACGTCGCCGCGCGCAATCGACGACCCGCGTCTCGATTCGACGATGAGACACGGCGCGTCGAGCACCCGGCTCGCGTCTAACGCAGTTCGATCGGGCGCGCGCAGACGGCGCACGTTCGTCCGCAGTGCAGTGACGCCGGCCGGCGGCGTGCGCCGCTCCGGTGATGCACTCGACCGACGAACGTCAGTCGTCGCCCAACGCGAAATGCCGGTGCTGCTGTTTGACTTTGTCAAAGTGGCTCAATAGGTTACGCGTCCACGCCGAAGTGGTGGAACTGGTAGACGCGCTGCGTTCAGGGCGCAGTGGGCGTAAGCCCGTGGGGGTTCGAGTCCCCCCTTCGGCATCACCAGCAAACGGGCGACTTTCGTCGCCCGTTTTGCATCATCGGGGCCCGTTTCGGACCGCCGAAGGAGCGACGTCTTCGGGAAGGTCGACGGATCCGAAGCGCTCGCGCAGCGCCGCGTTCCCGTCTGCCAAGTAGCGAGTCAGAATTTCGGACGCGTGCGCCACGTCCTCCGCACTCACCGCTTCCCTGCGCCCCGCGAACTCCAGAAGTGCGCGTCCCAGATGCCAGCCGCTGCCCTCTCCCTGACGATTGGATAGCGCTTCGCTATACGCCCGAAGGCGCTCGTTCAACTGATGCTCCGCAATCCGGAGTTTGCCCGGCGCCACGGCCTTGTCGCGCGCCAGCGCGCCAGCCAGTGCTCGGGCGACGACCGACGCCGTGCGGTCGTCCAATGCGTCGCGCTGCGCCGTCAACAACCCGAGCGCGCGCCGCGCGTATCGAAGCTCCCAACGCGCGTGGTCGACGTCTCCGCCAGTTCCGTGCTCAGCGAGCCAGGACACGTCGTCTTCTGCCGGCTCGAGGCCGAGGGTCGCGACGTACGCGTTAGCCTTTTCTCGGAGATCACGATCCCGACGCCAGTTGCGCCACATTGGCTCAATCGATCCGTTGGGCGGCGAGCAGGTTGCGAGGCGGTTAGACCTGCAGGACGGGAAGTCCGACTCGTTCGCGAACGGCGGGTTCGTCGTGCATCAGATCGGAGAGGTGCACGCCATCGAGGACCGCATCGATCTTTTGCTGGAGCAGCACCCACACGGGCCGGATGCTGCACGCGTGCGAGGCGGCGCACCGCTCGTCGTCGACCGGGTGCGAGACGCAGTGCAGATCGAATGTAGTGAGCTCCGAGGCCGCGATCACATCGCGGACGGAGATCTGATCGGCCGCGCGCGCGAGCGAATAGCCGCCGTGTGCGCCGCGCGTGCTCTTGACGATGTCGGCCCGGCGCAGCCGCAGCAGGATCTGCTCGACGTAATCGACCGGAAGCCGCTCGCGGGTGGCTATGTCACGACCGGTGACCGGACCGTCGTGCGCCCGTTGTGCCAGGTGCAGCGAACAGATCAGACCGTACTCCGCCCACGTCGTGATCCGCATGATCTCAGGATAGGGTTCGAGTGCGAGCGCGGCAAGCCCGATTTCTCGCCGCTATGTCACTTGCCGGGCACGCCGATCTCCGTCATGCGCCGCAGATCCAGAACGCGATCGATTTCCGCTTCCGGGAGCACGCCTTCCTTGCGCACGAGGTCCCGAATGAGCGTGTTTTCTTTCACCGATCGCTTGCTCAGCTCGGCCGCGCGCGCGTAGCCGATCTGCGGCGCCAGCGCCGTTGCCAGCGCCGCCGAGCGCTCCACCCAGAACGCGCACTGCTCCTCGTTCGCCATGATGCCGGACACGCACCGCTCGGCGAAGGCCGTCGTCGCGTTAGTCAAAATGATCATCGAGAAGAACAGGTTGTGTGCGATCACCGGCATCATCACGTTGAGCTCGAGCTGCCCGTGCTCGGCCGCCGCGCTCACGCAGGTGTCGTTGCCGATCACCTGAAAGCACACCTGATTCACCATCTCGGCGATGGACGGATTGACCTTGCCGGGCATGATCGACGATCCCGGCTGCACGGCCGGCATCACGATCTCGTCGAAGCCGGTGCGCGGACCGGACGCCAGCAGCCGCAGGTCGCTCGCGATCTTGCTGAGGTCGACGGCGAACGTCCGGAGCTGCGCGCTGAACGCCGCGACGTCGCCCATGCTCTGCATGAGCTGGATGCGATCCTCGCCTTCCCGCAAATCCAGGCCGGTGACCTTGCGCAGATGCCGGATCATGAGCGCGGGATATTGCGGCTCGACGTTCACGCCGGTGCCGACCGCGCTGCCCCCGATCCCGAGATCGCGCAGGAAGTCGCCGATGTCGCGCAGGCGGCGCGCGTTGCGCTCGATGGTCAGGCCGTAGGCGCGGAATTCCTGGCCTAACCGAATCGGCATCGCATCCTGGAGATGCGTGCGGCCGCTCTTGATCACATCGTCGAGCGCGCGTCCTTTCTCCAGGAAGCGGTCGCGCAAGCCCGCGAGCGCGGGCGCCAGATCCTTCAGGAGCGCGAGCGCGCCTAACCGAATGGCGGTCGGGATCACG
This genomic window contains:
- the smpB gene encoding SsrA-binding protein SmpB, giving the protein MPTADDTNAQAPVARNKRARHDYHLLDTWEAGIVLTGTEIKSLRAGQANIADAYAIVTGGEVFLLNAHIAPYEQGNQFNHEPRRTRKLLLHRREIRKLIGAVERQGLTLVPLDVHFTRGKAKVTLALGKGKKLHDKRDDARRREDEREMARAARVR
- a CDS encoding ABC transporter permease; this encodes MIIGEIVAVALRALAANKLRSVLTMLGIVIGVAAVIAMLALGTGARRAIQTRIASLGTTRLSVNPTRVVHGGVETSDIHHITMQDVDFLKRRSRLITAIQPQQHRDLQVEYHGANTYVQITGATPNFLQVQNYHIALGRMFSDDDGHARRRVAVVGTTVLRDLNFPNASDVLGKEIRISGIGFTVIGVLASKGEAAGGFFDPDDQVLIPFNTGRFIVFDTPYLNDIDVLAPSEAAIPQTMAELQRIMRRAHRLRPGESDDFRIHSQMDFLSALSDTTKIFSLLLAAIASVSLLVGGVGIMNIMLVSVTERTREIGIRKALGATQHQILLQFLIEAVTLCALGGVIGILVGVGGASALKDVMRWNEQVVPATVGVAFVFAALVGIIFGVWPARRASRLDPIIALRYE
- a CDS encoding Rrf2 family transcriptional regulator, coding for MRITTWAEYGLICSLHLAQRAHDGPVTGRDIATRERLPVDYVEQILLRLRRADIVKSTRGAHGGYSLARAADQISVRDVIAASELTTFDLHCVSHPVDDERCAASHACSIRPVWVLLQQKIDAVLDGVHLSDLMHDEPAVRERVGLPVLQV
- a CDS encoding aspartate ammonia-lyase, whose protein sequence is MTQHTRAEKDPLGELSVPESALYGVQTVRAMQNFPISGLRPLAMFVDAVVWIKRSAALTHRETGRLDGRLADAIVAAADEVLAGQHRDQFVVDVYQAGAGTSHNMNVNEVLANRANELLGGRRGAYTPVHPNDHVNMAQSTNDVIPTAIRLGALALLKDLAPALAGLRDRFLEKGRALDDVIKSGRTHLQDAMPIRLGQEFRAYGLTIERNARRLRDIGDFLRDLGIGGSAVGTGVNVEPQYPALMIRHLRKVTGLDLREGEDRIQLMQSMGDVAAFSAQLRTFAVDLSKIASDLRLLASGPRTGFDEIVMPAVQPGSSIMPGKVNPSIAEMVNQVCFQVIGNDTCVSAAAEHGQLELNVMMPVIAHNLFFSMIILTNATTAFAERCVSGIMANEEQCAFWVERSAALATALAPQIGYARAAELSKRSVKENTLIRDLVRKEGVLPEAEIDRVLDLRRMTEIGVPGK